Genomic DNA from Bosea sp. (in: a-proteobacteria):
ACGATCGGGGATGCCGGACGGAACGGGGGCGCGGCGGCGCTGGACTGGGCGCGCAGCCTGGCTTCCGCCTTCAGCCGCTCGGCCACTTCGGCGATGCGCTTGTCGATGGCGGAGACTTCGGGCTGGATCTGGAAAGACGCCTGGTCGATGCCCGTGGCGACGACCGAGACGCGCATCACGCCTTCCATGCTTTCGTCGAAGGTGGCGCCGACGATGATGTTGGCCTCTTCGTCGACCTGCTCGCGGATGCGGGTGGCCGCTTCATCGACTTCGTAGAGCTTCATGTCGCGCCCGCCGGTGATCGAGATCAGCAGGCCCCGCGCGCCGCGCATCGACACTTCGTCGAGCAGCGGGTTGGAGATGGCGGCCTGCGCGGCCGTCTCGGCGCGCTTCTCGCCCGAGGCCTCGCCGGTGCCCATCATCGCCTTGCCCATGCTGCGCATCACGGCGCGGACGTCGGCGAAGTCGAGGTTGATGAGCCCGGGCTTGACCATCAGGTCGGTGATGCAGGCGACGCCGGAATAGAGCACCTGGTCGGCCATGCCGAAGGCGTCGGCAAAGCCGGTGTGCTCGTTGGCGATGCGGAACAGGTTCTGGTTGGGGATCACGATCAGCGTGTCGACCGAGGCCTGCAACTCGTTGATGCCCGCATCGGCCATGCGAAGCCGGCGCGTGCCCTCGAACTGGAAGGGCTTGGTCACCACGCCCACGGTCAGGATGCCCAGCTCGCGCGCGGCCCGGGCCACGACCGGGGCGGCGCCCGTGCCGGTGCCCCCGCCCATGCCCGCGGTGATGAAGACCATGTGCGCGCCGGCGAGGTGATCGCGGATCTCGTCGATCACTTCCTCGGCCGCCGCGCGGCCCACTTCCGGCTGCGAGCCGGCGCCGAGGCCTTCCGTGACCTGAAGGCCCATCTGGATGATTCGCTGGGAGGCGCTCATGGCCAGAGCCTGCGCGTCGGTGTTGGCCACGACGAAATCGACGCCCTGAAGGCCGGCGTTGATCATGTTGTTGACGGCGTTTCCGCCACCGCCGCCGACACCGAACACGGTGATCCGGGGCTTGAGTTCCCGGATGTCCGGGGCTTGCAGGTTCATCGCCATCGCTCTGGCCTCTCTCACATTGCGACGCCCGGCAAGCGCCTCTTCTTGTTGTCGTTCCGGGAGGATCGCCGCCACGATCCGCCGTACTGAGCCTGGTCCGCCGCCACGCGGGCCGGGCCTGCTTCGTTCAGAAGCTGTCCTTCAGCCATCGGCCGACACGGGTGAAGTAGCCTCCATCCGTACCGGTCGCGAGATGACCTCCCGAGGAGCGCGGCTCGAAATGCTCGATATGCGCCACTTGCGGATACACCAGAAGTCCGACCGCGCCGGTGAAGGGGGGGCCCTTCGCGGCCTCGGGCAGGCCCTTGATTCCGAGAGGCCGGCCGATGCGGACCGGCCCTCCGAGAACCGATCGCGCCAGTTCGGGCAGGCCCGTGAGCTGACAGGCTCCACCCGTGAGGACGACCCTGCGCCCAGCATCGCTGGAAACGCCGGCAGCCTTCAGGCGGTCCCGGACAAGCTCGAGAATTTCCTCCACGCGCGGCCGGATGATGCGGATAAGCTGCGACTTGGGCACGTGGTTCTGATGGTCGCGCTCATCCTCGTCCACGGCCGGGACGGTGATGATGTCGCGTTCGTCGGATGCGGCGGCGATCGTGCCGCCATAGAGCGTTTTGAGCCGTTCAGCCGCGGAGACCTTGGTCGAGAGCCCGCGCGCCAGATCCATGGTGATGTGTTGGCCGCCGACCGCGACGCCATCGACATGCATCAGGTGGCCCTGCGAGAAGACGCCGATCGAGGTCGTGCCGCCGCCCATGTCGACGAGCACCACGCCCATTTCGGCCTCGTCATCGACAAGGGCGGAGAGGCCGGACGCATAGGGCGTGGCGACGACCGCTTCAACGGAAAGATTGCAGCGTTCGACGGCAAGCATCAGGTTGCGCGCGGCCGAGCCCTCGCCCGTGACCACATGCATGTCGACGGCCAGCGAGCGGCCCATCAGCCCGCGCGGATCAGTCACGCCGGGCTGGCCGTCGAGCGCGAAGCCCGTCGGCAGCGCGTGCAGCACGGCGCGGCCCGGACGCACCGAATGCGAAGCGGCTGCGGCGAGCACGCGCCGCACGTCCTGATCAGCCACCGAGCCGGCGCGAAGATCGACGCTGGCTGCAAAGCTGTGGGAGCCGAGCCGGCCGCCGGTCTGGTTGACGATGACGGACTGGACCTCGACCTTCGCCATGCGTTCGGCTGCGTCAACGGCCTGCCGGATGGAGCGCTCGGCCGCTTCGAGATCGACCACCGCGCCGCCCTTGAGGCCAAGGGAGCGGGTGTGGCCAATGCCGATGACGCGGGCCAGATGCGTGCGTCCGCGCAGGCGGTCGCTGCTTTCGGTCGGCTGGAGTTCGGCGATCAGGCACACGACCTTGCTGGTGCCGACATCCAGCACCGACAAGGTTGCGCTTTTGCGCAAGGAGAGCGGGCGCAACCGCGGCGTCAGGCCCTGGGAGAACAGGCTCATGCCGCGCCTCCCTTCGGCTTGGGCCGGTTCTTCAGCATTTCGGAGCGGGCTGCCGCCGCTTCCTCGGTCAGGCGCACGGTGATGCGGTCAGGCTGCCGCAGGTCGATGGCGATCACGTCCTTGTCGAGCAGCTTCTGCTCTCTTGAAAGACGTTCGAGCCGGCGGAGCGCCGCCTCCGGGTCTTCTTCCGGCAGGCGCACGTCGAGTCCATTGGTGAGCTTCAGCGTCCAGCGCCTCTCGGACACCAGCGTCGCGCCGCGGATCTGACCGCGCAGCGATCCCGCTTCATTGAGCAGGGCGACATAGTCCCGCGCACGCTTGTTGGCGCCCGGACCCACCACGAGCGGCAGATGCGCGAAGCGGCCGTCGCGGAACTTGTCGATCACGGTGCCGTCGGAGGAGATGATCGAGATCTCGCCGTTGAGCTGCCAGAGCGCAAAGGCCTCGCGCTCCTTGATCTGGATGGTGAGTTCGCCCGGATAGAGCTTGCGAACAGTGGCCTCGCGCACCAGCGGCTGGGCCTCGAGGCGTGTCCGCGCCGCGTTGACGTCGAAGAAGGCGAGCGAGCCCCTGGGGCTGACGCCGGCGGCCTGCAGCACTTCGGTCGGCTCAAGTTCGACCACTCCGGAAATCGTGACCCGATCCATGCCGAGGCCGATCAGCCGCGCCGCCACATGGTGCGGTTCGCCGAAGCGCTCGCGGAAGGTATCGAGTTGCCCGCCGCGCGCCAGGCCGGACAAGACGATCACGCCGAGAGCGGCGAGCGCTGCCATGGGGAAGAGCTTGCCCGAGACGCGCTCGTGGAGCGGCAGCGTCACGGAAGCGCGCGAGCCGAATGGCCACAGGCCGAGCAGCAGGGCCCTGCGCCCCGAGCGCTCGCCGACAAGCAGCGGCACATCGATGTCTCCCGGGCGAACGCGCTGGGACCGCACTCCGAAGAGCGCCATCGTCAACGATCGCAGGAGGCGTCCTCCACCATCCATCGCACCAACTCGCCAAACTCAAGGCCCGCATGGGCCGCCAACTCGGGAACAAGACTCGTGGCCGTCATGCCGGGCTGTGTGTTGACCTCCAGCCAGACAAGGCGATCATTGTCCTCGTCATAACGGAAGTCCGAGCGGCTCACGCCGCGACAGCCGATTGCTTGATGCGCCGTTAACGCCCACTCTTGAACCTGTTGGTAAATTTTCGGTTTAAGAGGAGCCGGCAGGATGTGGATCGAGCCCCCCGGAGCGTACTTCGCATCGTAATCGTAGAAATCGCCGGTCGAGGTGGTGATCTCGATCACGTCGAGCGCCCTGTCGCCAAGGACGGCGCAGGTCAGCTCCCGGCCGGGGATGAATTCCTCCGCCAGCATCCAGTCGCCGCAGGGCCAATCCTCGCGCGCCAGTTCCTGCGGCGGATGGGAACGGTCCTTCTTGACGATGACGATGCCAATGGACGAGCCGTCATCCACCGGCTTGATCACATAGGGCGGCTGCCTGACATGGCGCCTGGCGGCCTCGAAGCGGCTGACCACCACGCCGGCGGCTACATCCACGCCAGCCGCGGCCACCACCGCCTTCGCCCGCGCCTTGTGCATGGCGAGAGCCGAAGCGAGCACGCCGGAATGGGTGTAGGGGATCGCCAGGACCTCCAGCACGCCCTGGATGCAGCCATCCTCGCCCCACGGCCCGTGCAGGCAGTTGACCACCACATCGGGCCTGAGCCGCGACAGCACCTCGGCCACGTCGCGCTGGGCGTCGATGCGCGTGACCTGATAGCCGATGCTTTCAGCCGCATCGGCTATCTGCCTGCCCGAGTTGAGCGAGACGGGTCGTTCTGCCGACCAGCCCCCCATCAATACAGCCACATGCTTCGCCATGAGGGTCAGCGCTCTCCATCACCCGAATCCCGAAGCGGGAATGTGCACCCGCAGACCTTAGGGAGTGGTTAACCATAAGAGCCCAGGCGCGCCGCGCAGCCGACCTCAAACCTGCCGGCACGCTTCGACGCCGGCGGCCATGTCGCGTTCACTGCGGACAGCAAGCTCATCAAGACTGCGCGGCAAGAGCCCGTGAGGTCGCCGCCCCTTGATCACGATCAAACACATTCATACATCAGAATGTATAAGTAAGATTGTATCGATCGGAACCGGAGCACCGCCATGACCACGAACATTGGAACCATCGACCGCATCCTTCGCATCGCAGCCGGCATTGCCTTGCTTGCTTTCGCCTTTCTGTCAGGCGGCGACTGGTGGTGGGCCGGCTTGATCGGCGTCGTGCCGCTCGCCACGGGCCTGCTGGGCTGGTGCCCCGCCTACACGCTCCTGGGGCTCAGCACTTGCCCCCTCAGCGGCGCGACGCCCCGCTGAGGAGGCCGTGATGAGCGCGATCAGCCTCGATCATCCGGTCGCGCTGCCGGCAAATGCCGGCTCGCGGCCCTATCTGGTCGGAGCCGGGATAGGCGTCCTGAGCATCGCCGTCTTCGTCCTGGTCAACAAGCTGATCGGCATCACGACCTCGCTGTCGCAGGTATCCGGCGGGGCCATCGGTGCCGGCAGCCTGCACGCCCTGGTCGGCGCTGTCGGCATGCTCGTCGGCGGCGTGCTTTACGGGCTCAGCTTCGGCTGGGTGCAGGCCAATGTCTTGAGCGTCTGGACGCTCGGGAAGGCGAGGCTCCCGTGGGCGTGCCGGACCATGTCTGGTTCATGGGCCTGGCGGCGATGCTGATCGTCATCGCCTTCACCACGCAGCGACGGCTGGCGCAGCGCTGACCTGACTTGCGCTGCACGGATCTGAAGGGGCGGCTCAGGCCGTCCCTATCCGCTTGATCTCCCATTGCAGCTCGATGCCGCTATGCGCCATGACGCGGGCGCGGACCTCCTCGCCCAGCGCCTCGATGTCGGCGGACGACGCATCGTCGGCGTTGATCAGGAAATTGCAGTGCATCTCGCTCACCTGTGCCCCGCCCTTGCGCAGGCCACGACATCCGGCCGCGTCGATCAGCTTCCAGGCAGATTGTCCGGGCGGGTTCTTGAAGGTCGAGCCGCCGGTCTTCTCGCGGATGGGCTGAGCAGTCTCGCGGTGATGCTGGACCGCAGCCATGCGTTCGCGAATCGTCTGTCCCGGCTCGTGTCGCCCCCTGAACAGCGCTTCGGTGAAGATCATCCCCGCCGGCGGGTTCGATCGGCGATAGGCGAAAGCCAGATCGGCATGGCTCAGGGTCACGATGCGCCCGTCGCGCAGCACGCCGCGGGCCTCGACCAGCACATCCTTGGTCTCGCCTTGGTTCGCGCCGGCATTCATGGTGACGGCGCCGCCGATCGTGCCGGGAATGCCATGGTAGAACTCGAGGCCGCCAAGCCCGGCCTCAGCCGCGACCTCCGCCACGCGCTTGTCCAGCGCGGCCGCACCGGCACGCACAAGTTCACCCTCGGTGGCCACCTGCCCGAAGCCGCGCGGCGACAACCGCACCACCACGCCCGGCACGCCGCCATCGCGCACGATCAGGTTCGAGCCCACGCCGATCACCTGCACGGGCAGCGACTGCGGGCAGGCAGCCAGGAAATAGGCGAGATCGGCTTCATCGGCCGGCGTGAACAGGATCTCCGCCGCCCCACCCACGCGGAACCAGGTGAGCGGCGCGAGAGGCTGGCCGGCCAGCAGACGACCCCGCAGTGCGGGCATCAGCGCGGCAAGGCTGGCAAGGCGGTCGGCGGCGGGATCGGACATGGGCACGGGCGATAGCCCGCCAGCACGCCGCGATCAACTGCCCAGGCTTCAGCGCTCGGGAAGCCGCGCCTGCGGAAAGCGCTGCAGCAGCGCAGCCGTGTCGAGGTGAGGCGCCAGCAATTGCCCCACGGCGAAGCTGATCTGCTTGAACTCGTCCTCGCAGCCGCTGGCCCGCCAATGCGGCAGTCCGCTACGCTCCACAAGGTCCTGATAGGCAGACGGGTCGAAGCCAGCGGCATGGCACACCACGCTGAACAGGCGCTGCAGCGGCGTGGAGTGTGCCCCGCCATAGGCCCGGCTGGGCAACACACGGTTTTCGAGCGTCGGAAGATCGGTGAAGTTCCGGGCCTTGGCGTCAACCAGATAGGAATAGGCCACGCCGCGCACGAGATCGCCCGCCTCCGCTCCGAAGAAGGCGAGGATCGCATAGGTCGACACCATGTCGGCAGCGTCCTCCTCGCGCCCCAGCAGCGGGGTGCGGAAGAATTCGAAAAGCGCATGGGCACCCTCATGCAGCACCACATCGGCGATGGGTCCGGCAATGGCCGCCTCCTGGCTCACCCAGTCGGGCCGGCTGGGATCGGCCGCATTGTCGATGATGTCCTGCAGATACTCGTAGCAGATCGTCACGGCCCCTTCGTAATACCAGGCCCCGCGACGCCCGCCGCAGCTCCGTGTCCGGAACGAGAGTTCGCGCGGCAGGCGAAAGGCCGCGAAAGCCTGGCTCGCACGCGCAAAGGTCGCGTCGCCGCGAATGCGCTCATGGGCCGCCTGATGCGCAGGATTGGTCGGTGCGTCATGTTGCACACGGACGACGCCGAGCGGCGAGGTAACGCTGTTCGCAGCGAAAACCGGATGTGCCGCAGGCAGCGCACAGCACGTGGTCGCCAGAATCAGAGCCACCCCCAACCGCTTGATCCACAAACTCACCGGAGTGGGGTCCTTCGTGCTCGCGAGATGATCAGGCGTTGGTGCGGTTGTTGGCCGCGACATTGTGGCGCTCCTCAAGGGCGATCCTGCGACTATTCCGCCGGGTTCACCCTGCGGCAAACAGGCGCACAGGACGGGACTGGTCCTGCGCTTGCGCTTCGCTCAGCAACCCTATCTCGCCAGTTTGTCGGAAAACCTTGTCGGCGTTTCCACGCCGACGAATCACCAAACACAATCAGTGCACCTGACTTGCTATCCTGATCGCATCGTTTCGCACAAAATCGACTATTGGCGCATGGAAAGGCAGCAAATCTCATCAACATTGCTTGAAATGACCCATAATCAGTCATAATCTCTCTTGAAATTCAAATGTTAACAGTTTATTAACCATAAGCGTCAAGTATGATCGGGTCGCAACGACGATGAAAAGGGAGCTATTGATGCGTTTTCTCGTGACAGTGTTCGGGGTGCTTGCTGTCTCAAGCGCAGCTCACTCCGCTGACCTGCGTGACCGGAGTGGCGGCGCGCCGCCACCGCCTCCGCTCAGTGCTCCGGTCTTCAACTGGAGCGGGTTTCACATCGGCGCGAACGCAGGCTATGCCTTCGGCGATCGTCGCAGCACGACGATCGGAACTCCGGCCTTCCAGACGCTCATCGCTCCTGGTTTCGTTCCCGCCGTCCTCTCATCGGGCGCTGAGGGCTTCATTGGTGGTGGACAAATCGGCGCAAGCGCTCAGTTGGGTTCGATTGTCGTAGGCGTTGAGGCCGACATTCAGGGTGGCCAGTCCACGCAGAGCGCCTCCTTCACTGGTTTGGCTGTCCTCGGCACCCGCTTGCGCACGGGAACCGAGAGCAAGCTTGACTACCTCGGCACAGTGCGCGGTCGACTGGGCGTGGCTTTCGATCGTTTCCACGTCTACGGCACCGCCGGGCTTGCCTATGGCAAAAGCACGGTCAGCGCGTCAGTTAATGGTGTCGACGCTCCAGCTCTGGTCTGGCAGGGGACTACATCCAGCCTACGCACGGGATATGTCCTCGGCGCCGGAGCAGAGTACGCATTCACGAGCAACCTTATCGGGCGTTTCGAGTATCTTTTCTACGACCTTGGCAAGCAGGGTGCGAGCGCCGGCGGCAACGCCGCCGTGCGCGCCGTTGGCGCGCTGAACGGCATCGACTATGCCAGCAGCACCGGCATCCGGGGCTCGGTCATTCGTGGTGCAGTGAGCTATAAATTCTGATCGTCACCGGCTGCGTGCCGAGCGGCAGCTTGAGAGGGTCGGCCTGAGGGTCGGCCCTTCTCATTTCAGCTTTTCAACGCTTCAAGTTCTTTCGGCAGGGCATAAGCCCATTGGGTGATGTCGCCGGCGCCAAGACACACGATGTAGTCGCCTGGCCTCGCAAGGCCCGCCACCAGCCCGGCGAGCGCATGACGCCCATCGAGCGCCTGCACGTTGCGGTGACCGGCGGCCTTGATGCCGGCCACGAGGTCATCGCGCGAGGCGCCCGCAATGGGTTGCTCGCCGGCAGCGTAGATGGGGGCCACAAGAACCGCGTCGGCATCGTTGAAGCAGGTGCAGAAATCCGGAAACAGCGAGTGCAGCCGCGTGTAGCGATGCGGCTGGACGATGGCGATCACCTGCTCGGTCGTGGAAGCGCGCGCCGCCTTCAGAACGGCGGCGATCTCCACCGGATGGTGGCCGTAATCATCGAAGATCTGCGCGCCGTTCCACTCGCCCGTGCGTGTGAACCGCCGCTTCACGCCGCCGAAGCCTGCGATCGCGGCTCGGATCATCGCGGGGCTCACGCCCAGCTCATAGGCCACCGCGATCGCGGCGGTTGCGTTGAGCGCGTTGTGGTGGCCCGGCATCGGCAGCACGAGATCGGCGATCTCGACCTCCGAGCCGCGCTTCCTGTCGCGGATCAGCACCGAGAACCGGCACTTGCCCCCGGACAGATCGACATTGACGAGCCGGACATCGGCCTGCGGGTTCTCGCCATAGGTGATGACGCGCCGGTCCTCGATCTGGCCCACCATCGTCTGCACGGTAGGATGATCGATGCACATCACGGCGAAGCCATAGAACGGCAGGTTCTCCACGAAGGAGCGGAACGCGGCCTTGATCGCGTCGAAGCTCTTGAAATGGTCGAGATGTTCAGGATCGATGTTGGTGACGATCGCCACGTCGGCCGGCAGGCGCAGGAAGGTGCCGTCGCTTTCGTCGGCCTCGACGACCATCCAGGCCCCGTCGCCCATGCGGGCATTGGTGCCATAGGCGTTGATGATCCCGCCATTGATCACCGTCGGGTCGAGCCCGCCCTTCTCGAGCAGCGTCGCCACCAGGGATGTGGTGGTGGTCTTGCCATGGGTCCCGGCCACCGCCACGCAGGATTTCAGCCGCATGAGTTCGGCCAGCATCTGGGCGCGGTGCACCACGGGCAGCCGCCTTTCGCGCGCCATGGCCAGTTCGGGGTTGTCGCGCTTGATGGCGGTGGAGACGACCACGACCTCGGCCCCGGCGATATTCTCGGCCGAATGGCCGATGAAGGTGCGGATGCCTTTGTCCGCCAGCCGCTTGACGTTGTAATTGTCGGCGGCGTCAGAGCCCTGCACCGTGTAGCCCAGATTGTGCAGCACCTCCGCGATGCCGGACATGCCGATGCCGCCGATGCCAATGAAGTGGATGGGGCCGGTCTGGACGGGCAGTTTCATGGCTGCGGCTTTCTGCGGACGGTCAGGCTGGAGGACAAAACAGGCAATGCGGCGGCAGGCCCAGGCGCCGGTGATTGCGCCGATCAGGCGCGGCGCGCGGTGGCGATCACCAGTTCGGCGAGCCGGTTGGCGGCATCTGGCATGGCGGCGCTCTTCGCCGCTTCGGCCGCCTTCGTCAAGCCGGCGGGGTCGGAGAGCGCCTTGCTCAGTTCAGCGGCCAGGCGCTTGGGCGTGAATTCGGGCTGCGCGATGACGGTGGCAGCGCCGGTCCGGCCGAGCGTCATGGCATTCGCCATCTGGTCCTGATCCAGCGCGCCCGGCAACGGCACCAGGATCGAGGGCCGCCCGATCACGCCGAGCTCCGCCACGGTGGACGCGCCCGAGCGGGCAATGACAAGGTGGGCGGCGGCCATCTGCTCTGGCAGGTTGTCGAAGAAGTGCGAGACCTCGTGGCGCACGCCAAGGCTCTGGTACAGCGAGGACACCCGCCTGTTGTCCTCGACGCGCGCCTGCTGCACGATCATCAGGCGCGCCTGCTCCTCCGGTTTGAGTTGCTGGATGGCGGTGGGCACGACATCGGCCATGATGCGCGCGCCCTGGCTGCCGCCGAACACCAGAATCCGCAGCATGCCGTTCGCCTCGGGAGGGCTGTAGGGCGCGGCGGCGGCATGTGTGACGGCCGTGCGGACAGGATTGCCCACATGCACGCACTTGGCCTTCGCCGCCTCCGAAAGCCCGCCAACCTCGGCGAAGCCTGTCGCGATGACGTCCACACGGCTGCTCAGGAAGCGGTTGGCGCGCCCAACCACGGCATTCTGCTCATGCAGGATGGTCGCATGGCGCCCGAGCGTGGCGGCAAGCAGCGGCGGCACGGTGGGATATCCGCCAAAGCCCACGACGACATCGGGGTGGAGTTGCCTGATGAGGCGTCGGGCGGCGAACACGCCCTTGACGATGGCGAACGCCGCCAGGATCTTGTCGCTGAATGAGCGGCCCGACGGCGTCGCAGCCGGCACGGCATGGACGGCCGCGGCGGGAAAGCCGCTGGTGAATTCAATGGCGCGCAGGTCCGTGACCAGTTCCACGCTCACCCCCCGGCGCTGGAGGGCATGGCTGAGCGCCTCGGCGGGAAACAGATGCCCTCCTGTGCCGCCTGCGGCGAGAAGGATGAGCAGACCATCAGCCGCGGATGCGCCTTGCGCCGTATCCTGCTCAGCCATGGCCGCGCCCTTCCCCGAACTGCACCATCCCCTCGGCGCGTGGCCGCTTGCGCGTCAACGCCACCAAGAAGCCCATGGCCAGAGCCAGCGACCACAAGGACGAGCCGCCATAGGAGATGAAGGGAAGCGTCATGCCCTTGGCCGGCATCAGGTGCACGTTCACGAACATGTTGATGAGCGCCTGCATGCCGAACAGCAGGGCAAGCCCGGTCACGGCCAGGCGCCGGAACGGATCCTCCGCCGAGAGCGCGATCCAAAGCGCCCGCAACACCACCGTCGCGAAGATGGCGACGATGACGAGGCAAGCCACCACGCCGAACTCCTCGGCGGTGACGGCGAAGATGAAGTCGGTGTGCGCGTCGGGAAGGATGCGCTTGACGGTTCCCTCCCCCGGCCCCTTGCCGAGGAAGCCGCCCGCGACGAAGCTCTCGAGGGCGGTGTCGACCTGGAAGCTGTCGCCGGAATTCTTGTCCATGAAGCGCTCGATGCGCTCGCGCACATGGGGCACGAATTCATAGGCAAGGCCGATCCCGATGAGACCCAGGCCGCCCAGGCTCAGCCCCCAGAACCAGTGCAGGCCCGCAATGAAGACAAGACCGGCCCAGACCAGCGTGACCAGCATGGTCTGCCCGAAATCGGGCTGGAGGATGAGCGGCACCAC
This window encodes:
- the ftsZ gene encoding cell division protein FtsZ — its product is MAMNLQAPDIRELKPRITVFGVGGGGGNAVNNMINAGLQGVDFVVANTDAQALAMSASQRIIQMGLQVTEGLGAGSQPEVGRAAAEEVIDEIRDHLAGAHMVFITAGMGGGTGTGAAPVVARAARELGILTVGVVTKPFQFEGTRRLRMADAGINELQASVDTLIVIPNQNLFRIANEHTGFADAFGMADQVLYSGVACITDLMVKPGLINLDFADVRAVMRSMGKAMMGTGEASGEKRAETAAQAAISNPLLDEVSMRGARGLLISITGGRDMKLYEVDEAATRIREQVDEEANIIVGATFDESMEGVMRVSVVATGIDQASFQIQPEVSAIDKRIAEVAERLKAEARLRAQSSAAAPPFRPASPIVTTRFAPQAVAPQPEPQATIIAETVRLEPVQPRVVLAAEPPALTVMAPQPEESLAARQETFIPPQAERIKPARLPRVEDLPLPAQNQLAARAVPPAQQAGQSADQKRMSLMQRLASVGFGRKDEAAPEAQAPARPAMPAAAPAAAPSVAHAEYMRRPQQPAVPRTAEGQLDSRGRASAPRGIEDDQLEIPAFLRRQAN
- the ftsA gene encoding cell division protein FtsA, which codes for MSLFSQGLTPRLRPLSLRKSATLSVLDVGTSKVVCLIAELQPTESSDRLRGRTHLARVIGIGHTRSLGLKGGAVVDLEAAERSIRQAVDAAERMAKVEVQSVIVNQTGGRLGSHSFAASVDLRAGSVADQDVRRVLAAAASHSVRPGRAVLHALPTGFALDGQPGVTDPRGLMGRSLAVDMHVVTGEGSAARNLMLAVERCNLSVEAVVATPYASGLSALVDDEAEMGVVLVDMGGGTTSIGVFSQGHLMHVDGVAVGGQHITMDLARGLSTKVSAAERLKTLYGGTIAAASDERDIITVPAVDEDERDHQNHVPKSQLIRIIRPRVEEILELVRDRLKAAGVSSDAGRRVVLTGGACQLTGLPELARSVLGGPVRIGRPLGIKGLPEAAKGPPFTGAVGLLVYPQVAHIEHFEPRSSGGHLATGTDGGYFTRVGRWLKDSF
- a CDS encoding FtsQ-type POTRA domain-containing protein; the protein is MDGGGRLLRSLTMALFGVRSQRVRPGDIDVPLLVGERSGRRALLLGLWPFGSRASVTLPLHERVSGKLFPMAALAALGVIVLSGLARGGQLDTFRERFGEPHHVAARLIGLGMDRVTISGVVELEPTEVLQAAGVSPRGSLAFFDVNAARTRLEAQPLVREATVRKLYPGELTIQIKEREAFALWQLNGEISIISSDGTVIDKFRDGRFAHLPLVVGPGANKRARDYVALLNEAGSLRGQIRGATLVSERRWTLKLTNGLDVRLPEEDPEAALRRLERLSREQKLLDKDVIAIDLRQPDRITVRLTEEAAAARSEMLKNRPKPKGGAA
- a CDS encoding D-alanine--D-alanine ligase; this translates as MAKHVAVLMGGWSAERPVSLNSGRQIADAAESIGYQVTRIDAQRDVAEVLSRLRPDVVVNCLHGPWGEDGCIQGVLEVLAIPYTHSGVLASALAMHKARAKAVVAAAGVDVAAGVVVSRFEAARRHVRQPPYVIKPVDDGSSIGIVIVKKDRSHPPQELAREDWPCGDWMLAEEFIPGRELTCAVLGDRALDVIEITTSTGDFYDYDAKYAPGGSIHILPAPLKPKIYQQVQEWALTAHQAIGCRGVSRSDFRYDEDNDRLVWLEVNTQPGMTATSLVPELAAHAGLEFGELVRWMVEDASCDR
- a CDS encoding DUF2892 domain-containing protein, whose product is MTTNIGTIDRILRIAAGIALLAFAFLSGGDWWWAGLIGVVPLATGLLGWCPAYTLLGLSTCPLSGATPR
- the murB gene encoding UDP-N-acetylmuramate dehydrogenase; protein product: MSDPAADRLASLAALMPALRGRLLAGQPLAPLTWFRVGGAAEILFTPADEADLAYFLAACPQSLPVQVIGVGSNLIVRDGGVPGVVVRLSPRGFGQVATEGELVRAGAAALDKRVAEVAAEAGLGGLEFYHGIPGTIGGAVTMNAGANQGETKDVLVEARGVLRDGRIVTLSHADLAFAYRRSNPPAGMIFTEALFRGRHEPGQTIRERMAAVQHHRETAQPIREKTGGSTFKNPPGQSAWKLIDAAGCRGLRKGGAQVSEMHCNFLINADDASSADIEALGEEVRARVMAHSGIELQWEIKRIGTA
- a CDS encoding porin family protein — protein: MRFLVTVFGVLAVSSAAHSADLRDRSGGAPPPPPLSAPVFNWSGFHIGANAGYAFGDRRSTTIGTPAFQTLIAPGFVPAVLSSGAEGFIGGGQIGASAQLGSIVVGVEADIQGGQSTQSASFTGLAVLGTRLRTGTESKLDYLGTVRGRLGVAFDRFHVYGTAGLAYGKSTVSASVNGVDAPALVWQGTTSSLRTGYVLGAGAEYAFTSNLIGRFEYLFYDLGKQGASAGGNAAVRAVGALNGIDYASSTGIRGSVIRGAVSYKF
- a CDS encoding UDP-N-acetylmuramate--L-alanine ligase codes for the protein MKLPVQTGPIHFIGIGGIGMSGIAEVLHNLGYTVQGSDAADNYNVKRLADKGIRTFIGHSAENIAGAEVVVVSTAIKRDNPELAMARERRLPVVHRAQMLAELMRLKSCVAVAGTHGKTTTTSLVATLLEKGGLDPTVINGGIINAYGTNARMGDGAWMVVEADESDGTFLRLPADVAIVTNIDPEHLDHFKSFDAIKAAFRSFVENLPFYGFAVMCIDHPTVQTMVGQIEDRRVITYGENPQADVRLVNVDLSGGKCRFSVLIRDRKRGSEVEIADLVLPMPGHHNALNATAAIAVAYELGVSPAMIRAAIAGFGGVKRRFTRTGEWNGAQIFDDYGHHPVEIAAVLKAARASTTEQVIAIVQPHRYTRLHSLFPDFCTCFNDADAVLVAPIYAAGEQPIAGASRDDLVAGIKAAGHRNVQALDGRHALAGLVAGLARPGDYIVCLGAGDITQWAYALPKELEALKS
- the murG gene encoding undecaprenyldiphospho-muramoylpentapeptide beta-N-acetylglucosaminyltransferase; this encodes MAEQDTAQGASAADGLLILLAAGGTGGHLFPAEALSHALQRRGVSVELVTDLRAIEFTSGFPAAAVHAVPAATPSGRSFSDKILAAFAIVKGVFAARRLIRQLHPDVVVGFGGYPTVPPLLAATLGRHATILHEQNAVVGRANRFLSSRVDVIATGFAEVGGLSEAAKAKCVHVGNPVRTAVTHAAAAPYSPPEANGMLRILVFGGSQGARIMADVVPTAIQQLKPEEQARLMIVQQARVEDNRRVSSLYQSLGVRHEVSHFFDNLPEQMAAAHLVIARSGASTVAELGVIGRPSILVPLPGALDQDQMANAMTLGRTGAATVIAQPEFTPKRLAAELSKALSDPAGLTKAAEAAKSAAMPDAANRLAELVIATARRA
- the ftsW gene encoding putative lipid II flippase FtsW, which codes for MSSRVEPTLLGNWWWTVDRTLLFAIFGLMVIGVVLLMAGGPPVAERLGLHTFHFVSRQAIFLAPAVVILLVVSFMSPRWVRRLALLTFIGSLIGVIACLYIGAEVKGARRWLSLGGMTLQPSEFLKPSFVILIAWAFSESARRPDVPGTALAFLLLPLTVVPLILQPDFGQTMLVTLVWAGLVFIAGLHWFWGLSLGGLGLIGIGLAYEFVPHVRERIERFMDKNSGDSFQVDTALESFVAGGFLGKGPGEGTVKRILPDAHTDFIFAVTAEEFGVVACLVIVAIFATVVLRALWIALSAEDPFRRLAVTGLALLFGMQALINMFVNVHLMPAKGMTLPFISYGGSSLWSLALAMGFLVALTRKRPRAEGMVQFGEGRGHG